The genomic interval CGCCAGCGTGCAAGACCATATTGGCCATTCGGGGCATTCGCCGAAGATGGCGTGCTCAAAGGTAACTTGGGTGGGAGATATTCGATGCCAAAAACCTTGCCCCTCCCATTCGACTGCTTGAACCTCGCCACGCTCCAAACGATCGATTTGTTGAAGGACTCCCTCAAAATGCTCCGGGTGGTGGGCGGGGAAGTCGGAAAGAGCACCGCTCAGAATATAGAAAGGGTGGGTTTCGCCAACGGGTAAGTCGTTAATATTTCTGGCCGTCAAAAGTGAAGGGGGATTGCCGTACTTATCCAAACCCTCGTGAGACCAACGATAAAAATAGCGAAAACGTACACTCATTTCGCACCTCCGTAGATGGGATATGCAGTTGCTCTTGGCTTTTCGAAACCTTCGATCGTGACACCACTTGCGCTGATTCCTGTCCACTTATTCGGGGTTCCGTCTGGATGGGGAGCGCGGCCCACCCACGCCGAATCAATCTCAGCTTGAATCCTCGGTGCATCCCAAGTCTGCGGGAACATGGTGTTTCTACCCCCGTTGCTGGTTTTGCTCATCCAATCCCCCTGCGGCGTTTTCATCTGCACCGTGGCTTCATACACCCCATTGGCATCCGGCGGACTCACAATTTCCGTGACCTTCACATCGCCATTGAGCGTGGAATGTCCGCCAGTGACCTTGCCCGTTCTGGCGTTGTAATCCGCTCCAATGGTATGCGCGATATCCACCGGGCTATCGGGCAGCTTGCTTGCTACCTTGGCCGCATCTTCAACGGCCTCCAAGCCCTTCACTACCTTCCCTGCCGCCGTAGCCACCTCCGCCGCCTTGTCTACCTTGCCAATCGTCCCCAGCATACCCGCTCCACCACCCATCGGTAGATTGGCGAGTTGAGCACCCATGAGCTGGCCCACGGCTTTGCCATCTCCGCGCTCATAGGCTTGGGCCAGCTTCTCGCGGTCTGTAGCGCCCATCACACCCAGCAACTGCGGCCAGTTGTTGGGGTCTTTGACGAAGTCGTAGGTCGCTCCCGCACCATCGCGCAGATTTTGCTGCGACTGCGTGTCGCCAAAGGCGCTGCCAGACACGGTTGCCAGCAGATTGCATGCTGTGCAAGCCTGCGGCCACCAGTGCACCGGCATGGCCTATGCCAGTGTCACGTTGGCTGGAACGGGCACTACGACGTTCTCCCGTCTTGCCTTGCGCTGTCGCGGTTTCTGCCACCGCCATGAGGCAGCTTGTTGGCGATATTCCAGATGAAGCCGACTAGGTTTTGGTGTTGTGCGTTTTGCATGAGTAATTTCTAAATTCACTGGATCCTTGCGCAGCAAACACCATTTCAAAACGGTGGCTTTCCGATCACGGGGCAAGGTATTCGGCCTGTAGTTAATCTGAGAGAGTAAAACATTAGGAGTGTGTCAAACCTTGGGGAGGTGTTGGAGAGCAGAAAAAAAAGGCGCTCATTCGAACGCCCTTTTTTTCATTAACCGTGTCACTACTTTTTCAGTAACTTGTCACAGTTTTCACTTTCCGTGTCACCCGACAAACCTCAAACGTCAATATTCCCCGCCCGCAGCGCATTCGTCTCAATGAAATCCCGGCGTGGCTCCACTTCGTCGCCCATCAGCATGGTGAACACACGATCCGCTTCGATCGCGTCGTCGATCTGCACGCGCAGCAGGCGGCGCACAGTCGGGTCCATGGTGGTTTCCCAGAGCTGGGCGGGGTTCATTTCGCCCAGGCCCTTATAGCGTTGGCGGCTGGTGGCGTGTTCGGCTTGGGCGATGAGCCAGGCCATGGCTTGGCGGAAGTCGGTGACTTTTTCTTCCTTTTGGCGCTCGCCTTCGCCGCGCATGACCTTGGCACCCTCGCTCAATAGGTCCTTGAAGGTGTTGGCGGCTTCGGCCAGGGCGGCGTAGTCGGAGCCGTGCACGAAGTCTTGGGTGAGCACGCTGCTCTTGATGTTGCCGTGGTGGCGGCGGCTGATGCGCAGGATGGGTTTGTCGGTGCGCACGTCGAACTCACCGGCCACTTCGGCATCGGGCAGGCGGGCTTGCAGGGCGGCGGCGGACACTTCGGCGTCGGCCACGGTGTCCAGGTTCAGCGCCACGCCATCGGCCACTGAGCGCAGGGCTTCGGCATCCATGAAGTTTTGCAGGCGGGCGATGACGGCCTGGGCCAGTTGGTGCTTGCGCGCCAGCTCGGCCAGGGTGTCGCCGCTGAGCGTGCTGCCGTTCTCACCACCGGTGTAGACCGAGGCGTGAATCAGCGCGATGCGCAGCAAAAAGCCGTCCAGCGCGCTGGCATCTTTCAGGTACAGCTCTTCCTTGCCGGCCTTGACCTTGTACAGCGGCGGCTGGGCGATGTAGATGTGGCCGCGCTCCACCAGCTCGGGCATTTGGCGGTAGAAGAAGGTGAGCAGCAGGGTGCGGATGTGCGCACCGTCCACGTCGGCATCGGTCATGATGATGATGCGGTGGTAGCGCAGCTTGGCGACGTTGAAGTCGTCGTTGCCGGTGGTGCCGCCGGCCTTGCCGATGCCGGTGCCCAGGGCGGTGATCAGGGTCAGGATTTCGTTGCTGGTGAGCAGCTTCTCGTACCGGGCTTTTTCCACGTTCAGGATCTTGCCGCGCAGGGGCAGGATGGCCTGGAATTTACGGTCGCGGCCCTGCTTGGCGGAGCCACCGGCGGAGTCGCCCTCGACGATGTAGATCTCGCACATGGCGGGGTCTTTTTCCTGGCAGTCGGCCAGTTTGCCGGGCAGGCCCATGCCGTCGAGCACGCCTTTGCGGCGGGTCATGTCGCGGGCCTTGCGGGCGGCTTCGCGGGCGCGGGCGGCTTCGATGATTTTGCCGACGATGATCTTGGCATCGGCCGGGCGCTCTTGCAGGTAGTCGTGCAGCAGGCGGCTGACGATGTCTTCCACCGGGCCGCGCACTTCGGAGCTGACGAGCTTGTCTTTGGTCTGGCTGCTGAATTTGGGCTCGGGCACTTTCACGCTCAGCACGCAGGTCAGGCCTTCGCGCATGTCGTCGCCGGTGACTTCAACCTTGGCTTTCTTGGCGATTTCGCTGTCGTCGATGTACTTGTTGATGACCCGCGTCATGGCGGCGCGCAGACCGGTGAGGTGGGTGCCACCGTCGCGCTGGGGGATGTTGTTGGTGAAGCACAGCACTTGCTCGTTGTAGCCGCTGTTCCACTGCATCGCCACTTCCACGCCGATGTTGGTGTTCTGGTCGCTCTGGCGGTCGCCCATGGCGTGGAAGATGTTGGGGTTCAACACCGACTTGCCTTTGTTGATGAAGTTCACAAAGCCCTTCACGCCGCCCGCGCCCGAGAAGTCGTCTTCTTTGCCGCTGCGCTCGTCCTTGAGGCGGATCTTCACGCCGTTGTTCAAGAAGCTGAGTTCGCGCAGGCGCTTGCTGAGGATTTCGTAGTGGAAGTCGGAGTTGGTCTGGAAGATTTCCAGATCGGGCGCAAAGTGCACTTCGGTGCCGCGCTTTTCGGTGTCGCCGATGATGTGCATGGGCGAGACTTCCACGCCGCCCACGGTTTCCAGCAGGCGGTTTTGCACAAAGCCTTTGCTGAATTCCATCACGTGGATCTTGCCGTCGCGGCGGATGGTCAGGCGCAGCATTTTGCTGAGTGCGTTCACGCAGCTTACGCCCACGCCGTGCAGGCCGCCAGACACCTTGTAGCTGTTCTGGTTGAACTTGCCGCCCGCGTGCAACTCGGTCAGGGCGATTTCAGCGGCACTGCGTTTGGGCTCGTGCTTGTCGTCCATCTTGATGCCGGTGGGGATGCCGCGGCCGTTGTCCACCACGCTGATGGAGTTGTCGGAGTGGATGGTGACCAGGATGTCGTCGCAGTGGCCGGCCAGCGATTCGTCGATGGAGTTGTCCACCACCTCGAACACCAGATGGTGCAGGCCGGTGCCGTCGCTTGTGTCGCCGATGTACATGCCGGGGCGCTTGCGCACCGCTTCCAGGCCTTCCAGGATCTGGATCGAGCCTTCGCCGTAGGCTTCGGTGGCGCCCGCCTGGTTGGTGTCGATGGTGGGCTGGAAGTTGGAGCTGTCGGCCGTGCTGTCGCCCGTGTTCACCGCTTCCATGGATTCGGCATCGGTGGGGACGGGGGGGACGGGCGTGTGTTCTTCGGTCATGGCGGTCAGTGCAGTCAGTGCGTACGGGGCAGGTGGGGGGACAAGCCCCCCGAAGCTGAAAATATGAATGAAATATGCCTCTACCGCTTATAGATTAAGCGTTGGCAGCTATATTACTTATAGCAACTAGATGCGCATCGGCATCACGACGTATTTGAAGTTTTCGTTCTCGGGAATGGTCAGCAGGGCCGAGCTGTTGCTGTCGCCCAGCGAGATGGTGACCATGTCTTGCTGCATATTGGCCAGTGCATCGATCAGGTAGGTGACGTTGAAGCCAATCTCGATGCTGTCGCCGCCGTAGTCCACGTCCAGCTCGTCCACGGCTTCTTCTTGTTCGGCGTTGTTGGACGCGACGCGCAAAGACCCCGGTTCGACGTTCAGGCGCACGCCCTTGAACTTGTCGCTGGTCAAAATGGCGGTGCGCTGCAGGCTGGACAAGAAGGCCTGGCGGCCCAGGGTGATGTGGTTCTGGTGGTTCTTGGGAATCACGCGGTTGTAGTCGGGGAACTTGCCCTCGACCAGCTTGGTGACGAACTCCATGCCGTCAAAGCTGAACTTGGCTTGGTTGTTGGCAAACTGCATTTCGATCGCGCCTTCGGCATCGCTGAGCAGGCGCTGCATTTCCAGCACGGTTTTGCGCGGCAAGATCACCTCTTGCTTGGGCACTTCCACGTCCAGCGCGGCCGAGGCAAAGGCCAGGCGGTGGCCGTCGGTAGACACCAGACTGAGCTGGTTGCCTTCGGCCACAAACAAGATACCGTTGAGGTAGTAGCGGATGTCGTGCACCGCCATGGCAAACGACACCTGGCCCAGCAGGGCTTTCAGGGTTTTTTGCGGCACGCTGAACACCGGGCCAAAGTTGGCCGCCTCTTGCACCAGCGGAAAGTCTTCGGCAGGCAGGGTTTGCAGGGTGAACTTGCTTTTGCCGCCTTTGAGGATGAGCTTGTTCTGGCTGGATTCGAGCGACACGGTCTGGTCGGCGGGCATGGTGCGCAATATGTCGATCAGCTTGCGGGCACCCACGGTGGTGCTGAAGTCGCCAGCGTCCCCGTCCAGCTCGGCGCTGGTGCGGATCTGGATTTCCAGGTCGCTGGTGGTCAGCTGCACCGTGCTGCCGGTTTTGCGCAACATCACATTGGCCAGAATCGGCAGGGTGTGCTTGCGCTCCACAATCCCGGCGACCGACTGCAGAACCGCGAGAACCTTGCTTTGTGTTGCCTTCAAAACGATCATGTCAACCCCATATTTTTTGAGAAACTAGCTTTTTGGAAAATACCGGCAGGCCCGATTTTCCCTGTTTTTACAACCCGGTCTGCTAACCCTTCAAGGTTTGTTCCAGCACGTGCAATTGCTGGTTCAGCTCGGTGAGCTGCTGGCGTTCGCCGCCAATTTTGCGCACCGCGTGCAGCACCGTGGTGTGGTCGCGGCCACCGAACAATTCGCCGATTTCGGGCAGGCTTTTTTGCGTCAGCTCCTTGGCCAGGTACATCGCAATCTGGCGCGGCCGGGCAATGCTGGCCGGGCGCTTCTTGCTGTACATGTCGGCTACCTTGATCTTGTAGTAGTCGGCCACCGTCTTCTGGATGTTTTCCACCGAAATCTGCCGATTCTGGATGGACAACAAGTCACGCAGGGCTTCGCGGGCCAGCTGGATCGACATTTCCTTTTGGTTGAAACGCGAATAGGCCAGGCATTTGCGCAGCGCGCCTTCGAGCTCGCGCACGTTGGAGCGCACGTTCTTGGCCACAAAGAAGGCCACTTCCTCGGGCATTTCGGTGCCTTCCGCGCGCGATTTGTTGATCAGAATCGCCACCCGCATCTCCAGCTCGGGCGGCTCGATGGCCACCGTCAGCCCGGAGTCGAAGCGCGACACCAGGCGCTCGTGGATGTCGGCCAGCCCCTTGGGGTAGGTGTCGCTGGTCATCACGATGTGCGACTTCTTGGTCAGCAGCGCTTCGAAGGCGTTGAAGAACTCTTCCTGCGTGCGGTCCTTGTTGGCGAAGAACTGCACGTCGTCAATCAGCAACAGATCCAGCGAGTGGTAACGCTCCTTGAATTCGTCAAAAGTCTTGCGCTGGTAAGCCTTAACCACATCCGAAACAAATTGTTCTGCATGGATGTAGAGAACTTTGGCATCGGGCCGGTCGGCCAGCAAACGGTTGCCCACGGCGTGCATCAAATGGGTCTTGCCCAGACCCACGCCGCCGTAGATGAACAACGGGTTGTACAGCTGGCCGGGCGTGCCGGACACGTGCATGGCGGCGGCGCGGGCCATGCGGTTGGCCGTGCCTTCGACCAGCGTGTCAAAAGTCAGTGCGGTGTTCAGGCGGTTCTTGAATTGCGCCTGGGCCGGGTCTTCGGCAGCGGCAGTGGGCTCTGGAATCGCGCCTACGCCCTGGGGCGTGAGCGCCGTGGCGTGCACACGCACCTGGGCTTCCCGCGGAGTAAGGACTAACTCAAGCGGAATGGATTGACCATACAGCTTTTCCAGCAGGGCGCTGATGCGGCCTACATACTGCGCACGGATCCAGTCCAGCTTGAAGCGGTTGGCGACAAACAAAGTGACTTTGGAGAAGTCGTCGTTGACCTGCGCCACCAAGGGCTTGATCCAGGTGTTGAACTGTTGCTCGGGTAGTTCTTGGGCCAACTGCTCTGCGCAGGCTTGCCATAGGCTGTGGCCTGCGCCGGTGTTGGTGGGGGTTCCCTCTGTCATTGTGGGGGGTGTCTACTTCTGTGGATAAATGAGGGATCGGCGAACCGACCATTGTAGTTTGTCCCGCCCTTATCCACAATTTGCGGCGAATGCCCTGGCTGTTGCCTCGGCACGCAGCCCGCCGCATTGAATATTGCCATGCGCCGAAAAATTTGCCATAATGCCGGGTTTCCCTGACTAAATTCATCTAGACAGTTTCCGGGTCTCACGCAAGTGGAGGCTTTGGGGTATCGAACAGATGGAGATGGGTTTAGCTAGCGAACTTAGCGTCACTGACTGAAGGTGGTGCCAAGCTCCCAGCTTCAGGGTCCATCAAAAGGGCATTCAACCGCCCCCCATTTTTGGCAACGCACCCATAGGCGCTGCCAATCCGAACTCTTCTAGGATGTCATCATGAAACGCACTTACCAACCGTCGAAAATCAAGCGTGCCCGTACCCATGGTTTCATGGTACGCATGAAAACCCGTGGCGGCCGTGCTGTCATCAACGCTCGCCGCGCCAAAGGCCGCAAGCGTCTGGCTGTCTAAGCTGGCGCACTGACTTCGGTCTGAAACCTGCCGTGCAGCGACTTAAAACGCGGGCGCAGTTTCAGGCCGTTTTAGCGGGTAAAACCGTGGCCCGGACACCGCATTTTGCGTTGCACCGTGCTGCTTTGGACGTGCATCCTGTGCCGCCCAAAACCACTGCTAAATCCACACCCTCTCCTACAGAGCCCGAGTCCACACGACCGCAGGCTCTGTTTGGCGTTCAGGACGTGTGGGTCGGGGCCATGGCGCCCAAGCGCTGGGCCAAGCGCGCGGTGACCCGCAACGCCATCAAGCGCCAGATCTACCAGGTGGTCCAGGCTTTTGAGCCGCGCTTTCCGCAAGCGGCCCACGTGGTGCGTCTGCGCAGTACGTTTGACCGCAAGGTGTTTCTCAGTGCCACGTCCGAGCCGCTCAAGCTGGCGGTACGTACCGAGCTGGAGCAGCTGTTTGGCATGGCTACTATCCAAACCATCCCAGTGGGGCCTGCGCCATGATGCAATCCTTGCTGATGGGCGTGGTGCGCGGCTACCGGTTGCTGCTCAGCCCGTGGCTGGGTTCGGCCTGCCGGTTCGAGCCCACCTGCTCGGTGTACGCGCTGGCGGTGTTGGAGCGGCATGGTGCGGCGGCAGGTTCTTATTTGACGCTGCGGCGGCTGGCGCGCTGCCACCCGTGGTGCGAGGGCGGGCTCGATCTGCCTCCGCACGAGCGTCCCCGGCTTTTTTCTCCCTTGCTTTCCTCCTCTTCACATAAGAAGTCTTCATGAACGATATTCGCCGAACCATCCTGTGGGTGATTTTTGGTTTTGCTATGGTGCTGCTGTGGGACAAATGGCAAGTTTTCAATGGCCATAAAGCAACCTTCTTCCCCATGCCCGTCGAGCAGGCTGCCGCGGGCAAACCGGCCGCCGGAGCCTCGTCGGTGCCCACGCCGGTAGCCGCACCTGCCGCTGGTGTGGCCCAGGTGCCGGTGGATCCGGCAGCGCCCGCAGCCGCCAAAGAGCAGGTACTGGTCACCACCGACTTGCTGAAGCTGACCTTTGACACCGAAGGCGGCTCGCTGGTGCGCTCCGAATTGCTGGGCCAAGTGGATATGGCCGACAAGGCGAAGAATTTTGTCTTGCTTGACGACAGCAAAGACCGTTATTACCAGGCCCAGACCGGCCTGATTGCCGGTGTTGGTTCTGTCGGTGGTGCGGCCCTGCCCAGCCACAAGACGCTGATGACTTTGGTGCCCGGCGAGCGCACTTTGGCAGAAGGTGCCAAGGATCTGGTGGTCCGTTTTGAATCGCCCGTGGTGGGCGGCATCAAGCTGGTCAAGACCTATTCGCTGGCCCGTGGCTCCTATGTGATCAACGTGAAGCACGAGGTGCAAAACGTCGGCACCACCGCCGTATCGCCCCAGCTGTACCTGCAACTCGTACGCGACGGCAACAAGCCCCCGGGCGAGTCCTCGTTCTATTCGACCTTTACCGGCCCCGCGGTGTACACCGATGCCAAGAAGTACCAAAAGGTGGAGTTCAAAACGATCGAAGAAAACAAGGTCGATGTCGAGAAGACCTCCACCACCGGCTATGTGGCCATGGTGCAGCATTACTTTGCCAGCGCCTGGCTGCTGGGCGACGGCATCCAGCGTGACCTATTTATGCGCAAGGTTGATACCAACCTGTACGCGGTCGGCATGATCACGCCCATGAACGACATCGCCCCCGGAGCCAGCAAGTCGGTGGATGCCCGCATGTTCGTCGGCCCGCAGCTCGAAAAGCTGCTGGAGTCGCTGACCCCCGGTCTGGAACTGGTGAAGGACTACGGCTGGGTCAAGATTCTGGCCGAGCCGCTGTACTGGCTGCTCGACAAGATCCATAGCGTGCTCATGAACTGGGGCTGGTCGATTGTGGCCCTGGTGCTGTTGCTGAAAATCGCCTTCTACTGGCTCAATGCCAAGGCCTACTCCAGCATGGCCAAGATGAAGGCCATCAACCCCCGCATCACCGAAATGCGTGAGCGCCTCAAAGACAAGCCTGCCGAAATGCAGCAGGCCATGATGAAGATCTACCGCGAAGAAAAGATCAACCCGATGGGCGGCTGCTTCCCCATCATGATCCAGATTCCGGTGTTCATGGCCTTGTACTGGGTGCTGCTGTCCAGCGTGGAAATGCGCAACGCGCCCTGGGCGCTGTGGATCCATGACCTGTCGTCGCCCGATCCGTTCTTCATCTTGCCGGTGCTGATGGCCATGACCACCATGCTGCAAACCTCGCTGAACCCCGCACCGCCGGATCCGCTGCAGG from Comamonadaceae bacterium OS-1 carries:
- the rpmH gene encoding 50S ribosomal protein L34 is translated as MKRTYQPSKIKRARTHGFMVRMKTRGGRAVINARRAKGRKRLAV
- the yidC gene encoding membrane protein insertase YidC, which gives rise to MNDIRRTILWVIFGFAMVLLWDKWQVFNGHKATFFPMPVEQAAAGKPAAGASSVPTPVAAPAAGVAQVPVDPAAPAAAKEQVLVTTDLLKLTFDTEGGSLVRSELLGQVDMADKAKNFVLLDDSKDRYYQAQTGLIAGVGSVGGAALPSHKTLMTLVPGERTLAEGAKDLVVRFESPVVGGIKLVKTYSLARGSYVINVKHEVQNVGTTAVSPQLYLQLVRDGNKPPGESSFYSTFTGPAVYTDAKKYQKVEFKTIEENKVDVEKTSTTGYVAMVQHYFASAWLLGDGIQRDLFMRKVDTNLYAVGMITPMNDIAPGASKSVDARMFVGPQLEKLLESLTPGLELVKDYGWVKILAEPLYWLLDKIHSVLMNWGWSIVALVLLLKIAFYWLNAKAYSSMAKMKAINPRITEMRERLKDKPAEMQQAMMKIYREEKINPMGGCFPIMIQIPVFMALYWVLLSSVEMRNAPWALWIHDLSSPDPFFILPVLMAMTTMLQTSLNPAPPDPLQAKMMWFMPLAFSVMFFFFPAGLVMYWITNNALSIAQQWIINTRMGVPPKFHLPSFK
- the dnaN gene encoding beta sliding clamp; translation: MIVLKATQSKVLAVLQSVAGIVERKHTLPILANVMLRKTGSTVQLTTSDLEIQIRTSAELDGDAGDFSTTVGARKLIDILRTMPADQTVSLESSQNKLILKGGKSKFTLQTLPAEDFPLVQEAANFGPVFSVPQKTLKALLGQVSFAMAVHDIRYYLNGILFVAEGNQLSLVSTDGHRLAFASAALDVEVPKQEVILPRKTVLEMQRLLSDAEGAIEMQFANNQAKFSFDGMEFVTKLVEGKFPDYNRVIPKNHQNHITLGRQAFLSSLQRTAILTSDKFKGVRLNVEPGSLRVASNNAEQEEAVDELDVDYGGDSIEIGFNVTYLIDALANMQQDMVTISLGDSNSSALLTIPENENFKYVVMPMRI
- the gyrB gene encoding DNA gyrase subunit B, producing MTEEHTPVPPVPTDAESMEAVNTGDSTADSSNFQPTIDTNQAGATEAYGEGSIQILEGLEAVRKRPGMYIGDTSDGTGLHHLVFEVVDNSIDESLAGHCDDILVTIHSDNSISVVDNGRGIPTGIKMDDKHEPKRSAAEIALTELHAGGKFNQNSYKVSGGLHGVGVSCVNALSKMLRLTIRRDGKIHVMEFSKGFVQNRLLETVGGVEVSPMHIIGDTEKRGTEVHFAPDLEIFQTNSDFHYEILSKRLRELSFLNNGVKIRLKDERSGKEDDFSGAGGVKGFVNFINKGKSVLNPNIFHAMGDRQSDQNTNIGVEVAMQWNSGYNEQVLCFTNNIPQRDGGTHLTGLRAAMTRVINKYIDDSEIAKKAKVEVTGDDMREGLTCVLSVKVPEPKFSSQTKDKLVSSEVRGPVEDIVSRLLHDYLQERPADAKIIVGKIIEAARAREAARKARDMTRRKGVLDGMGLPGKLADCQEKDPAMCEIYIVEGDSAGGSAKQGRDRKFQAILPLRGKILNVEKARYEKLLTSNEILTLITALGTGIGKAGGTTGNDDFNVAKLRYHRIIIMTDADVDGAHIRTLLLTFFYRQMPELVERGHIYIAQPPLYKVKAGKEELYLKDASALDGFLLRIALIHASVYTGGENGSTLSGDTLAELARKHQLAQAVIARLQNFMDAEALRSVADGVALNLDTVADAEVSAAALQARLPDAEVAGEFDVRTDKPILRISRRHHGNIKSSVLTQDFVHGSDYAALAEAANTFKDLLSEGAKVMRGEGERQKEEKVTDFRQAMAWLIAQAEHATSRQRYKGLGEMNPAQLWETTMDPTVRRLLRVQIDDAIEADRVFTMLMGDEVEPRRDFIETNALRAGNIDV
- the dnaA gene encoding chromosomal replication initiator protein DnaA — translated: MTEGTPTNTGAGHSLWQACAEQLAQELPEQQFNTWIKPLVAQVNDDFSKVTLFVANRFKLDWIRAQYVGRISALLEKLYGQSIPLELVLTPREAQVRVHATALTPQGVGAIPEPTAAAEDPAQAQFKNRLNTALTFDTLVEGTANRMARAAAMHVSGTPGQLYNPLFIYGGVGLGKTHLMHAVGNRLLADRPDAKVLYIHAEQFVSDVVKAYQRKTFDEFKERYHSLDLLLIDDVQFFANKDRTQEEFFNAFEALLTKKSHIVMTSDTYPKGLADIHERLVSRFDSGLTVAIEPPELEMRVAILINKSRAEGTEMPEEVAFFVAKNVRSNVRELEGALRKCLAYSRFNQKEMSIQLAREALRDLLSIQNRQISVENIQKTVADYYKIKVADMYSKKRPASIARPRQIAMYLAKELTQKSLPEIGELFGGRDHTTVLHAVRKIGGERQQLTELNQQLHVLEQTLKG
- the yidD gene encoding putative membrane protein insertion efficiency factor → MMQSLLMGVVRGYRLLLSPWLGSACRFEPTCSVYALAVLERHGAAAGSYLTLRRLARCHPWCEGGLDLPPHERPRLFSPLLSSSSHKKSS